From the Pomacea canaliculata isolate SZHN2017 linkage group LG4, ASM307304v1, whole genome shotgun sequence genome, one window contains:
- the LOC112562626 gene encoding uncharacterized protein LOC112562626, with amino-acid sequence MRKPLEVTLIVMAWLLCNHPTPVATDSQIKALRHNHRLYRSPHENTPLTTSDPHGGVPMGISNSLCDDAETYLEVDWDPASKQEYTCDSESALKPEEGIVREECSELKQPLHQCLPDPIVYSEAIPTSGAHRPLWPRYGEYDYVPPQRWLHSLEHGGIVFLYHPCADAKQVEQLREIAKGCLYKHIITPNKNLSLDTPYAALAWGCKLLMSSVVPSRVVTFIKEHALKGHEGHVNADGQYSKALRVPATHQLYEEDTEASLCHMLTSEGNNNQDSLAVHGEDGKTFSSTGETKSSSDRYFSSVSDIVNRIAADSARRRSRLDEESAKLNRNIQKLITAFRKFQQ; translated from the exons ATGAGAAAACCACTTGAAGTTACACTAATAGTCATGGCTTGGCTACTGTGCAATCATCCAACACCAGTGGCAACTGATTCGCAGATAAAGGCTCTCAGGCATAACCATAGGTTGTACCGGTCCCCTCATGAAAATACCCCACTCACTACAAGCGATCCACATGGTGGGGTTCCCATGGGAATATCCAATTCATTGTGTGATGATGCAGAG ACTTACCTAGAGGTTGATTGGGATCCAGCTTCCAAACAAGAATACACCTGTGATTCTGAGAGTGCTCTAAAACCG GAAGAGGGCATTGTTAGAGAAGAGTGCTCAGAGCTGAAACAG CCTCTTCACCAATGTTTACCCGATCCCATTGTCTACTCAGAAGCCATTCCAACTAG TGGAGCTCATCGACCACTGTGGCCACGGTATGGAGAGTATGACTATGTGCCACCCCAGCGCTGGCTTCATAGTCTTGAG CATGGGGGCATTGTTTTTCTGTATCACCCTTGTGCTGATGCAAAACAAGTTGAGCAGCTGCGAGAAATAGCCAAAGGATGCCTCTacaaacacatcatcacacCCAACAAAAATCTTTCCCTGGACACCCCATATGCTGCCTTAGCCTGGGGCTGTAAGCTGCTGATGAGCTCTGTGGTTCCCTCCAGAGTTGTAACTTTTATCAAG GAACATGCTCTAAAAGGTCATGAAGGCCATGTGAATGCAGATGGCCAGTACAGCAAGGCCCTGAGAGTCCCTGCAACACACCAGCTTTATGAGGAAGACACTGAGGCCAGCCTTTGCCACATGCTGACCAGT GAAGGAAATAATAATCAGGACAGTTTAGCTGTCCATGGTGAAGATGGCAAAACCTTTTCCAGTACTGGTGAAACAAAATCAAGCTCTGATAGGTATTTCTCCTCAGTATCAGATATTGTAAACCGGATTGCAGCTGATTCTGCAAGAAGACGCAGTCGTCTGGATGAGGAATCAGCGAAACTGAATCGGAACATTCAAAAGCTGATAACTGCCTTTCGTAAGTTCCAGCAATAG